From the genome of Hymenobacter sp. PAMC 26628, one region includes:
- a CDS encoding DASH family cryptochrome, translating to MTIIYWLRNDLRLHDNEVLAALPPGATALLPVYCFDPAALGPDAYLGLPKVGPHRLPFLLETLADLQARYAALGSGIHFATGQPADVLPALARQLGAQAVWASAEPITEEAAAETALAAALGPQVPLRRFENLSLLPPADLPIAVRDLPFSFSKFRFDVAAKVPVRPPLPPPHQLPPLPAGFAPAALPTAGALAAALGQPALALVDRHRHSARPALGGGETAALARLHDFAVARRLIGRYDDTRNQLLGEAFSTKFSAWLANGSLSARQVWAAIDGYDAAHGARSKGAQQLRLELLWRDYFRLLARRVGPAFFGWRGLRDQIPKPIRPDRAVFDAWAGGRTGNGFVDANMRELAATGFMSNRGRQNVASYLIHDLHQDWRWGAAWFEHQLVDHDAALNWGNWKYIAGTGTDVRDTAFDVAQQAKRYDPQGRYVRTWLAQAVGF from the coding sequence ATGACCATCATTTACTGGCTGCGCAACGACCTGCGCCTGCACGACAACGAAGTGCTGGCCGCCCTGCCGCCCGGCGCCACGGCCCTGCTGCCGGTGTACTGCTTCGACCCCGCCGCCCTGGGCCCCGACGCCTACCTGGGCCTGCCCAAAGTGGGGCCCCACCGCCTCCCCTTCCTCCTCGAAACGCTGGCCGACTTGCAGGCGCGCTACGCCGCGCTGGGCTCCGGCATCCATTTCGCCACCGGCCAGCCTGCCGACGTGCTGCCCGCGCTGGCCCGGCAGCTGGGCGCGCAGGCCGTGTGGGCCAGCGCCGAGCCCATTACCGAGGAGGCAGCCGCCGAAACCGCCCTGGCCGCCGCCCTGGGGCCCCAGGTGCCGCTGCGCCGCTTCGAGAACCTGTCGCTGCTGCCACCCGCCGACCTGCCCATTGCCGTGCGCGACCTGCCGTTTTCGTTCAGCAAGTTCCGGTTTGACGTGGCGGCGAAGGTGCCGGTGCGGCCGCCGCTGCCCCCGCCGCACCAGCTGCCGCCACTGCCCGCTGGCTTCGCGCCGGCCGCGCTGCCCACGGCGGGGGCCCTGGCCGCGGCGCTGGGCCAGCCGGCGCTGGCCTTAGTGGACCGCCACCGCCACTCGGCCCGGCCAGCGCTGGGCGGGGGCGAAACTGCCGCCCTGGCCCGCCTGCACGACTTTGCCGTGGCGCGCCGCCTCATCGGGCGCTACGACGACACCCGCAACCAGCTGCTGGGCGAGGCTTTTAGTACCAAGTTTTCGGCCTGGCTGGCCAATGGCAGCTTATCGGCCCGCCAGGTGTGGGCGGCCATTGATGGCTACGACGCCGCCCACGGAGCCCGCAGTAAGGGGGCCCAGCAATTGCGGCTGGAGTTGCTGTGGCGCGACTACTTCCGGCTGCTGGCGCGGCGCGTGGGGCCGGCGTTTTTTGGCTGGCGCGGCCTGCGCGACCAAATTCCCAAACCTATCCGTCCCGACCGGGCCGTGTTCGACGCCTGGGCCGGCGGCCGCACCGGCAACGGCTTCGTGGATGCCAACATGCGCGAGTTGGCCGCCACCGGCTTCATGAGCAACCGCGGCCGCCAGAACGTGGCCAGCTACCTCATCCACGACCTGCACCAGGACTGGCGCTGGGGCGCCGCCTGGTTCGAGCACCAGCTCGTGGACCACGACGCGGCCCTGAACTGGGGCAACTGGAAGTACATCGCCGGCACCGGCACCGACGTGCGCGACACCGCCTTCGACGTGGCCCAGCAAGCCAAGCGCTACGACCCGCAGGGCCGCTACGTGCGCACCTGGCTTGCGCAAGCCGTTGGATTTTAA